The Candidatus Nitrosocaldus cavascurensis genome segment CAAATGCACACTCTGTATGCCCATCTATAACTGGTACTCTAGTACATGTGCAACTAACCCTGAACCTAGCATCATCTATCCTTCCATCAACCAACCTACCAAGTATCTTCTTTGCCTCTACCTGCACCTTCTCCTCCTCCTTTGGTATGAAGGGTATTATGTTATCGAATATGTCGAGGGCAGCAACCCCTGGACTCCTACCTGCTCCTGAGACTGCCTGAAGAGATGTCATTATAACCCTCTCTATCCCAAATTCATCCATTATAGGCTTGAGTGTTATTGCTAAACCTGTGGTTGTGCAGTTTGGTAGTGGTGCTATGAAGCCCTTCCAGCCTCTCCTCTTCCTCTGCACATCTAGTAGTTCAGCATGTTCATCGTTAACCCCTGGTATGAGTATTGGTACATCCTGCTCATACCTGAATGCTGCTGCAGTACTTATTACTGGAGTATGCTCAGCCAACTTTGGCTCTATTATCCTAGCATCATCACTCTCAACAGCAGTGAATATAAGATCGTAATCCTTTGCATCTATCTCATTAACGCTCTTAACTACCATATCTCTAGCATAATCTGGTATAGGTGTACGTTGATGCCACTTCATTATCCCAGTACTGCTATCCCTTAATGCATCTAGGTACTTCTTCCCTGCAGAACGTTCTGATGCTGCTATAGCCTCAACCTTGAACCATGGAT includes the following:
- the asd gene encoding aspartate-semialdehyde dehydrogenase, whose protein sequence is MLKVAIIGATGVVGQEFIVALDKHPWFKVEAIAASERSAGKKYLDALRDSSTGIMKWHQRTPIPDYARDMVVKSVNEIDAKDYDLIFTAVESDDARIIEPKLAEHTPVISTAAAFRYEQDVPILIPGVNDEHAELLDVQRKRRGWKGFIAPLPNCTTTGLAITLKPIMDEFGIERVIMTSLQAVSGAGRSPGVAALDIFDNIIPFIPKEEEKVQVEAKKILGRLVDGRIDDARFRVSCTCTRVPVIDGHTECAFVETSKGCEPDDVKRAMLNYSKHVSIKDLPSAPEDYIIVHDDPSRPQPRLDRDVNDGMSTIVGRIRKDTAFENGVKYVLLSHNEKMGSAKGAVLLAEMLKVKELL